Within the Elusimicrobium sp. An273 genome, the region GTAGGCAAACCGCTTCTTATCCTGATTCTGCTTATTTCGGCCGGCGTAAATTATCTGTCGTACCAGTTCGGCGTATTTATAGACGCCGATATGGTGCGCAACACTTTTGAAACCAACCCCGGCGAAGTAAAAGACCTGATCACCCTGCGCTCGCTGTTATGGTTTTTTGTGCTGGGGGTGATTCCGTCCGTTCTGTTGTGGAAAACAAAAATTACGTTTTCCCCTTTTTGGAAAGAACTGCTTACCCGTTTAAAACGCTGCGGCTTGGTGCTTTTGTGTTTAATTCTGTTTACGCCGTTTGTATACAAGCAATACGCTTCATTCGGGCGCAACAACAACCAAGTGCGCCGTCTGGTCATTCCGTTAAATTACATTTATGCCACTTTCCGCTATTTTCAAATTGAACACCAAAACAAACGCCCCTTTACCAAACTGGATGAAGCAGCGGAACACGTGCCTTATCCCGACGAAGAAAAAACGGTATTTATCTTGATTTTAGGGGAAACCGCCCGCGCGCAGAACTTTTCTTTAAACGGATACGTCCGCGAAACCACCCCCCTGCTTAAAAAGCAGGATATCGTCAATTTCCGCCACGTACAGTCGGCCGGCACCGCTACGGCGTTTTCCGTCCCGGCCATATTTTCGTTCACGCCGCGCAGCCGCTTTAGCCCCACCGATGCCAAATATACCGAGAATTTGCTTGATCTGTTGCAGCAAACCGGATATGAAATTTTGTGGAAGGAAAACGACAACGGCTGCAAAGGCGTCTGCCAGCGGGTACCCAACGTGGAAATGGACGTAAAAGACAAACGTTTCTGCGACGGTACCTACTGCCACGACGAAATCCTGTTGGAAGGGCTGGAAGATTATTTAGCCAACTTCCAAGGCAATAATTTGTTCATCGTGCTTCACACCATTGGCAGCCACGGGCCGACCTACTTCCGCCGCTACCCGGAACAATTCAAAAAATTCACCCCCACCTGCGACACGGAAGAAATTCAAACCTGCACCCAGGAACAAATCGTAAACACTTACGACAACACCATCTTGTATACGGACTATATTGTTTCTTCCGTCATTGACATCTTA harbors:
- a CDS encoding phosphoethanolamine transferase; the encoded protein is MRKIAAFLHKRFSISSGHLITLLSFYFLLLLNISFWRFIFVHAEPAGLTGYLFMASIPLLIFTLLYLTFSLLTLPYVGKPLLILILLISAGVNYLSYQFGVFIDADMVRNTFETNPGEVKDLITLRSLLWFFVLGVIPSVLLWKTKITFSPFWKELLTRLKRCGLVLLCLILFTPFVYKQYASFGRNNNQVRRLVIPLNYIYATFRYFQIEHQNKRPFTKLDEAAEHVPYPDEEKTVFILILGETARAQNFSLNGYVRETTPLLKKQDIVNFRHVQSAGTATAFSVPAIFSFTPRSRFSPTDAKYTENLLDLLQQTGYEILWKENDNGCKGVCQRVPNVEMDVKDKRFCDGTYCHDEILLEGLEDYLANFQGNNLFIVLHTIGSHGPTYFRRYPEQFKKFTPTCDTEEIQTCTQEQIVNTYDNTILYTDYIVSSVIDILKKFPAYESGLLYVSDHGESLGENGVYLHGIPYAIAPKEQTSVPMVLWMSEVMKKSDHLDYECLKKKAQTGQFSHDNLSHSILSLMEVDSRVYDPKMDFFDECRLDPLPRKAN